The Tubulanus polymorphus chromosome 3, tnTubPoly1.2, whole genome shotgun sequence nucleotide sequence AACGAAATTATCACCAGAGGGCCAGTGGACGGtatgaaaaagaattatagCCTGTTCTTTGCGAATATAGGGAAACTGAAGATCAAACTGACCTGACAAGTACATGAACCATTGCCATAGATGCCTTGATTACAAATTCCCCGACCGTGACACTGATTCAACGCACCTCCAGGGCATTCTAGAATATGTACGAAACACAAAATAcacgattttgaagaaaataaactCTCCAATGGTTGTCTACAATATTCTTATGAAATACGACAATCAATAATCTATACATTCATTGAGGCAAATTTACCAATACAAAAAATTACTCGGTATTCCATTTTAAAAAATAAGGCTCTAGATTTTGGGGAGCATTAAGGTTTGTCTACAGGTATATAATAATACCTCAGAGCCCCAGTGTAGATGAAATATACATGTGGAAAAATAACACCAAGTAAACCTAAATTCCAAGTAAAACGCTTCTAAATTGTTAAACCTTTTCGTAGAATCTTTCACCGAAAATACTCTATGTATTTTTGCTTTATCGCTGATATGATGAATACCTTGACAATGAAGTCCCCAATATCCTTGGCAACATTCTCTTAATGTGCTGTCCCTCCTACATTTATGTCTACATCCGGGCATCATTATTCGGTTATTGCCAAGTTTGAGTTGGTAACGACAGCCCGCTAATCCTGTGCCGAACGAAACTCTCACCGAGCCAGCCGGGCACTGCACGCGCCTATTCGTCGAACAAGATACGCACGATGTGAAAGTTTCTTTCGTGACGTTTTTCGTGCAAAATCGCTTCGAGGCCGATGAATTATGACCGCTACCGACGACGGACCCAGTGGCtaatgtaaaaacgaaaaaccaTCCAAAATATACTACTATTCCATGATAGTGATTCATATTGAAAGTTTAATTCCTTTTCGACGCACGAAAACTAACTTTCATAGTTCTCATTAGATGGTGTTGAATACCCCGGTTTTCCAAACCATAACAAGTGAAGATTGCTTGCAGATTGCGTCCCTCTCTAATTCACCAGCAAAACAGTGTGAAAGTAGTCTGGAACGTTATCACGCGGAAGGAAAAATAACTACAGATGTAGGACAATCAGTCATGCCTATTTCGGCCCAAATACTTTTTTCATTGATTAAAGCTATTCACTCAACTATCAGATTCATTAGACACGTGATAATACGCCTACTTATTTCAATTTCCGGCATGCTCGTATCCAGATTAAATCATCATCTTAAAATAAACACAGCATCACAATTTACTGACTGGTCTCATGAACTGCTGAATCAAGTGGGTTTTGATCGATGTTACAAGAAGTTACATCAAAACAATCAGAACGTCTTTCATATCGGAATTCCCCAGTCAGTCATCTCGTTCAAGGCCCGGGGTTCAAGGTATCAAGTCAATTAATCCAAAAATTAAGTTTTAAAAAGAGATTCGATGAAGTGAACCTCGGGCCATGAACAGGAAACCAGTGTTCAATTGTGATAAGGGCATAACTGTCTACGGAAAATGCCACTTTGATGTTTAGTGCGGATAAAACGATCGTATTACGCGCCGGCGCTATCAAGAAGTGGATCAGGAGGGTCAGTAATCTTGGTTTGGGCCGCGTTAAATGCAGCATCGCGGATCAGTggagattattttcatttcagaagtAGAATACCGGTATCCGATTGGACCTGTTCTCGCCGAGGATGTTtatttaaatattcaaatgttctaCGGAGATCAGTTTCAAAAACCAATCTTTGTATATTTGAGACTCAGTAGTCAATTTactaatttgaattgaattgtacgTAGACTGGTATTTCTTCCGATAACATCATACATTTTATGCTGCTTCCGGGGATGATGTTGACAGATATGGCTTCCGACGATCGGGAGAGTTGTTCGATGCGCCGTTCGATGTCCATGACATTTACTGAAAACAGCGCTCTTCAATGCATaacagatgaatttcttcAGTCTGATGtaagaatttaaagtatttccGATACAAATCCGTTTCAATTTTATTAGATTAATCTTATTTTCTATGTGAAATCGTGCCGCGTCATTAACTATTGCGTCGATTTCGCTGGAGGAAAAGTAGTCTGTACAAATTTCGTTCGTTCATATTAAATGCAATTATTCCACGGATTGCGGCAATGTGCCCTCATAGTTATAGAAGCGACTATAAGTGTTATTTACTCAGGgtgattgaaaaaatattaattaaggGCAGtctgatgattattattaggctCTTCTGCACTGGCCTCTACTTTTAATTCAATCTTGTGTTCATAACATGATTGACTTTTACTTTCTATCTACTCTTCTAGTACAAACAGTGTTTCATCTGTCGTGGATTCTATGGCCCGAACTTCAGTGAACCAGTATGTGCGACTTGTCATGCATTTCTCTTCCCACAAGATATCAACAATACAGAGACACCTCAACAATTCCAAGAGGTGAGCAGAGTTCTTTCATGTCACTTATTTTAGTCTTTTCAGTTTCTTCAATAACAACATCAAATTTGTCCTCACTCGAAATTGTGGCTCGGAAAATGATACGCTTAGATTTGTTTCAGAAATCAGATTCTTGCGACTCGGGAAATGAGGAGCCGGAAAAGGTAGGCGATTTTTATATCGACAAGACGGTCAGCCAGGCTAAAATTATGGTTGTATATCCACCAAAGACTGATAAATTAGCTGAACGTCTGGCCATGTTAACAGTACCAAGAGAATATAGTAAAGAGAAAGCTGCAGATGGACTTTTCGATTCTCTACCACCTGAAGGTATGGaagaattgaaatgaattttgttgaGAACACCCAAGAAGTCTACTCGGAGTGTAAAAGAAATTAGTATGTTCGAAAGTTTTCACGCccttatatgaaatattatcagatataGTAGAACCGTAAATTTCAACAAGCAGATATTTGATAAGTCTTATACAATGGTTTTATTGTTACACCAGGCTAATTTGAATGAACATCTCTTGAATATTAAGCAGAGAAGCTATAGAATGGTTCCAGAATAGTCTTGGAAGAGtgaactttcattttcattgccCTGAAAATTCTCACCGAAAAGttgaaaacactgaaaatttgTGTTTTTTCGTTCATTGTACAGTTCTATTGGTCGTGTTTAAACATTTGGATGATATATCGTTATGGACGGCGAGAAATGTTTGTCCTCGATGGCGTCTGATACTCGATGCTGAAACGACCGAGGATCAATGGGAACAGTTCATCAACTTGAGATGGCCGTTATTTTATCCCCATTATAAAGTGAAGAGTTGGCGTAAAGTTTATGAAAAGTTGTAAGTCAGTGGTGTTCAGCATGCtaagagatgataatatagtCCCACAATTCAAATTGTATACGAtagaactttaaaaaaaaaaatcactatGTTTTAGccgttgactaacagccatcatcaggtgaaatGATGAAGcgtgttagtcaacagccaaaacgtggtttcattttgatgaattctatcataGAGAATTCGAATTGTGGGACTCCTTCATAACTATTGTCTACATGGATAAGAGTGTTCAATTCAACCATTGCTTCatcaatttttgtaaattatattatttttcagattaaTGAGTGCACCCTGTCGTTCatgtttagaaaatatgatgcTTCAGGTATGTATGTCTACCGGTAACTGTTGAAAACGTAGTTtcgattgaaatgtagaaatcTGAAATGTTTATCGGAATGAAACGGCTGTTCTCTTTTTTACGTGTTAGATGCCAGCGCCAATTGAGGAAAATTCCTGGAGACATCGACGACTGCGTAGTGAACTGAAATCGTTGAAAACCGATCCACCAGAGGGTATCCAAGCCACTCCGCTCGATCGACAGTGCTGtcactggcaagcgagtatcaCCGGGCCACAGGGAAGCCCGTATGAAGGCGGAATGTTTTACTTGTATCTACAAATTCCTCACAGGTAAGAAATCGTACGAAACATCCGTGTACCTTGTTGACCTACAGTAAGGATCGAAAATCTAACCATCGTCTCTGTTTTCAGCTATCCTATGATGCCACCTTTGGTACGTTTCATTACGAAAATCTTCCACCCGAACATCAGTCGACACGGCGACGTCGGACTAGACTCGATCCATCACAATTGGAGTTTAGCCTTGACGATCAGTAAAGTTCTCATCAGCATACAGTCATTACTCACCGACCCGTATTGTTACGTGTGCATGGAGCCGGACATCGGTAAACTGTATCGCATGAATCACAAAACGTTCGATAAAATCGCGTGTTTGTGGACTTGGAAATATGCCATGCATGACTACATCATACCCGTCGATGTTCCGATATCGACACTTCATCTATAGACAGTCTTTACGGTACTCTTTGGGACATTTTTCAGGCAGCAGCGGTGTTCCTAAGCCTGTATCTTATCACGATAAATGACGATTTATTCAAAGAATCAAGTTACCGCTTCAAGTATATCCCCCTGGTTCAGATTATCGAACCAAGCGCAGGATTTGAAAATAGTTCTCTGCTATTTGCCTGCAGATTTGACGTACCAGTTGAATCGCAGAAGTGTTAGTTTTCAATGACAGCAGTAGAAAACTTAATTGTGAATCTGATCTCCGAATATTTCGattttacatgtacatgttctCAAACTGTTAAGTGTTGGATCGTAAACTTTGCCATCGTTTTGAGAAAAACGAAACTCTGCTTTGAAAAATGTCACAAGTTATTTTTATTGATCTCATGGTGCTATATTTCTGCTGTAATAACGTATGTTATTGACAGAATAAACTCAATTCTTTTCATGTGTTGTAATGATTGTTATCTTCAAATTTTTCCTGGCAAGATTTTGGATGAAGATTTGTCTTATACTTCATATACCTTCACTGgggattttatttcttttaatgGTTAGGCTAAAGATTTATACCTTGTTTTAATTTAGCCTTATTTTGGATGTACCAGTAATGCAAAGTATTCCTCTATCGTAATATATTACTGGTCAATATACATATTCTTTGAAATGCAGACAAAAAAGATCATTGATATCACTCGTCATTTGTAAGAATTTATTGGTATATCCTTATTTACAGTCTATTTACATTTGAGACTAGAAATTCATATCGTTCCGTTTTCAATCCTGGCACATGATGTCCGATACAACTTTTTCAAATGTCCTAAAATACAGAGCaaagtttgaataattatatAAGCTATATCATTCCACTGAAGTTCGATGTAGGGTCGCCATGATGCTGTATACTTAAACTTACTTCGAGGTTATATTTTCTCCGGGCGTGTAGAACGGGTTGCAAAACATATCGACATAAGCATTGTGCAATTTCctaaatttctgaaattgccacataaaaagaagaaatcaatacaaTGCCAAGCTCATCTCTTTGTGAATCAATTAACCCTGGTAGGTCCAAATTACAAGATCCATCAAGGTGGAAAAGCcggacctagttccacagttgtgagttaagatttgactctttaATTAACCCATTGAaattaaactgattttaaccCGAAAGTTAAGCCCAACttgcaactgtggaaccgggtcaaCAACTTTCTCAAACGACTTACActtctgatttcattgtctcGTAGTGCTGTATTAGATGTCTCAACAACTATAACaaactttatttttgaattcgTTACGTAGCCATATCTGAGTTCGCAGCGTTAAGTTTGAATAGTAAGTGGTAAAAGAGAATCTAATGCATTTGACCGCAGAGCCAACTACAGGTGGTGAAAAAAAACTCAATGGCTTTGGATTGAgacaactttcattttgggTAAGATTGCCAGGATTCTGTACATTGTCTGATATTAAGAAGACTGAATCAGGTTTAAATCTTGAGTCAAAATCATGAtcagatatatttacaaaccGCAGTTGGTAATAAAttagcccatccgattataaaagctaaACTAGAGCCAATTATGAATTTTGCTAAATACTCAAACTATTTTCCAGCATTGTTCTTATTGGCATTACAGTAATTCAGAGAAAGGATACACTTTATAGTCTTCCGTCGGATAGAGCAAGCCAAGATAAAGCTCGCGCAAGTCATTTGCATTTTTCCCAACGGCAGATATTTTCTCCTCGACGACGTCCAATGATGTATGCACGGTGTAGTAGAacttcaattcattatcagtcGGAATGGTTTTGATGAATAATGGATAATTCTGAAATGATGAAAGCGAAACGTCAAAAAAACATCATCATGgtggtaaaagtgcagatccgcacctctcgtgattgacgcaatctactgaattacaaatcACTGGTCTAACTTCAGAATATCTCACAGAATCCAATGCAgtgatttattttatgatatctCTTCTCGAAAGCAGATTTTTGGCCCGGTTTTTATCTCAGAATCGTGACGATCTTTCAATAggacgccatattggattaGGAAATCTAAAGTGAAGATTTGTCTTAAGTTATTACTGAAATGATGTGAGGGTAATCAGCACATAAAACTCATCAAATTTTTGTCAACGGTCACTGGGGTTATTAATGCTAACCAAATTCAAgatatcattgttgaaatagacaagaaatttttatttttcttcctCAAAATGAGTGGGCcatgaaacattgtttcagcAAATATTCTAAACAAATCTTCACGAAAGATTGACCCATCCAATAGGCCTGGCTATGGCGTCCGGTTCAAAAATTGTGACGATCTCAAGACGAAATCAAGGCTAAAATGTACTTTCTAGTGTAGATACCATAAGATAAACCAATGTcctgaattgctgatgataTTTTGGGTCTGAATCATCAGtgatttaatttaatttaacgAAGTGGCTACTCGTACGGACCCGTTCGAATAATTCCGTAGGCTATTCGTACGCACCCGTCGGATAACTCTGGAATTATGTGTACGGGAAGgaatagggttagggtaaggtgaggctatatgtagttaaaacattcgaccgactgtcagcgagctcggtggtctagtggtacgATGCTGtgctagtaatttactggcccgggttcgagtctcgctctatccgctatttttctctaactctattcttcacactttccttgaattttctaagtcgtgcACCTCTTAatcggccaatcagcgaaaGTTATTAGCGTACAGATCCTAGTCCCGTACGAATAGTCTCCAGGGTAATCCGTACGGGTCCGTACGAGTAGCCACAGCGTTAATTTAATTAAGAACCATttacgagaggtgcggatctgcacttttacccatAATGGTTTGTGGCGGGGTAAGCATGGGTTACGtgtgaaataagaaaaacatTACTTCTTTGCCTATAACAGCAACACACACGGCCATTTCGATTATTAGTTCAAATTATCGCAATATTTTGTCGATGGATTCTGAAAATTGACATGTATGAGTTAATGTGTTGATTGTGGCTGTAACGATATTGTGCATCATAGGTAAATCACGGTTTCAGTTTATGAATGACACTCCTTCCTAAAACACGGTGCTGGATTATTGTCCGGCTTCTTTCGGATCGGCCGCCGTGCCGCGGGGTCATCGGTACTATACAGAATTCAAAAAAATGGTTCAAACCCTGAATAGACTAAAAATTCTAGATTTTAAGTTGAATTTCAAACAGGTCGATCGGCCTCTTCAAGTTTGCAGTCTCCGATAATCGAGCAGGTGCCGTGAGGCCGCCGATCCAGTCTATTTCAACATCAGGACTCACAGAATAAAGATCAATATTAttactggattcgaacccgggacacccccgtACATTCTTTAAGAATAAAGATCAATAATTACTGACCGTCGTAAAGTGAGCACTGGGTTCGGTATCactcgattcaaatttattatgaattttttagTGGCTTTTAAGAAGATTGGTTTATTGTAAAGGCCGAAAGAAAAGAGTCTAGTGTTTagatttacaatatcatatttaaattaAGTTATCCTGCAGtttacaataaaaaagaaaatgggattcgtcGCCAACAGCGTAGTGAAGGCAAATACGATTTGATTGAGCAATGCCAAGTCTCCTTCCTTTTCAATTATAAGATTATGACATGACATTCGAAGTTTTGCTACTGCTGATTTCAAACAATGGCGTTCTGTTGTATTTATGTCTTAGATTTTAATTATGGTAGGTATCCTGTGGTTTTGTcaataaacaatttcaaaactgACCATAATAGTTGATGAAGAATGATCATTTTACttatgaatttattaattttcaaacaatattttatttttacatttttgggtCTTTTGGCGTCAATTAGACCCCAAGAGCCCTTGCACCGGGTAACAACTATATACTGGGCTATAAAACTATACTGAAACTATATAAAGTAAAAGGTGTTTGAAACTCTTTTTGTTTAGTTTATTAGCTACTCTGAACTTGATTAGTTCACCAGTCAGTGGTTTTGATGCTATGTAAACTAACACGAACTGACTCTGGCAGTAGACTCTCCTTGGTTGCCAGAGACGATTcgcgttagtgtatgaaaaatccACTAATGTTGAGCATAGCGCAATATCAGTACATCCTCTAAATTTAGacttattagaaaatattcattgtctTTTTTGCAAGATTTTAATGAAGGTAACAAAGTATTCTCATAATTTACCGGTGTTAGCAGAGTTAGGGCGTTATCCTTTGTTCATTGAAGTAAAGCgtagaatgattaatttttggtgtaaaacTGTATCTGGCAAACAATCTAAGCTTAATGCAATACTCTATCGAATTTCCTGTAATCTGTATCTAAATGACAAACATACTAGTCCTTGGCTTTTCAGTATTAAACAAACCTTTGATGACTGCGGTCTGTCCTATGTATGGATGCAACAATATATGCAAAGTTCTAGGGCGTTCTCGAAATATGTAAGACAAATTCTACGTGACCAGTATGCACAAGagactattttcaaaatcaataataatccgTTATATATTAATTTCAGGGAATACAAAAACGATATTAAATTTGAGAATTATATTAACCAACTAGGTGATAATtgtgtttttagtttttttcagTTTAGAATAGG carries:
- the LOC141901538 gene encoding uncharacterized protein LOC141901538; translated protein: MLTDMASDDRESCSMRRSMSMTFTENSALQCITDEFLQSDYKQCFICRGFYGPNFSEPVCATCHAFLFPQDINNTETPQQFQEKSDSCDSGNEEPEKVGDFYIDKTVSQAKIMVVYPPKTDKLAERLAMLTVPREYSKEKAADGLFDSLPPEVLLVVFKHLDDISLWTARNVCPRWRLILDAETTEDQWEQFINLRWPLFYPHYKVKSWRKVYEKLLMSAPCRSCLENMMLQMPAPIEENSWRHRRLRSELKSLKTDPPEGIQATPLDRQCCHWQASITGPQGSPYEGGMFYLYLQIPHSYPMMPPLVRFITKIFHPNISRHGDVGLDSIHHNWSLALTISKVLISIQSLLTDPYCYVCMEPDIGKLYRMNHKTFDKIACLWTWKYAMHDYIIPVDVPISTLHL
- the LOC141902441 gene encoding trafficking protein particle complex subunit 2-like protein, which gives rise to MAVCVAVIGKENYPLFIKTIPTDNELKFYYTVHTSLDVVEEKISAVGKNANDLRELYLGLLYPTEDYKVYGYVTNSKIKFVIVVETSNTALRDNEIRSKFRKLHNAYVDMFCNPFYTPGENITSKTFEKVVSDIMCQD